One genomic window of Paraburkholderia phytofirmans PsJN includes the following:
- a CDS encoding MaoC family dehydratase, with protein MKSFQKIADLQPLVGESLGTSEWLSIDQQRVNQFADATGDHQWIHVDVERAQKGPFGGTIAHGFLTLSLLPAFFATAFEIKETKSGLNYGLDKVRFIAPVAVGKRLRAHFKLMEWSELKGGGAQLKIEMTVECEGADKPACVAESITRLFP; from the coding sequence ATGAAGAGTTTCCAGAAAATCGCCGATCTGCAACCGCTGGTCGGCGAATCGCTCGGCACGAGCGAATGGCTGTCGATCGATCAGCAGCGTGTCAATCAGTTTGCGGACGCAACAGGGGACCACCAGTGGATCCACGTCGACGTGGAGCGCGCGCAGAAGGGTCCGTTCGGCGGGACGATCGCGCATGGCTTCCTCACGCTGAGCCTGCTGCCCGCGTTCTTCGCGACCGCCTTCGAAATCAAGGAAACGAAAAGTGGCCTGAATTACGGGCTCGACAAGGTGCGCTTCATTGCGCCGGTCGCGGTCGGCAAACGGCTCCGCGCGCACTTCAAACTCATGGAGTGGAGCGAGTTAAAAGGCGGCGGCGCGCAGTTGAAGATCGAAATGACCGTCGAATGCGAGGGCGCGGACAAGCCCGCATGCGTCGCGGAGTCGATCACGCGCCTATTTCCCTGA
- a CDS encoding acyl-CoA dehydrogenase family protein, which produces MTDSNRSFLTEQQTLIRDTARRVANEIIAPTAAERDLQSAWPRSELKALAELGFLGMLIPEQYGGSGAGILDFCIAQHEFAAVDAGLATIMHVHNFTALTIVEHGTETQKQRYLPAMACGESIGAFLLTEPHAGSDTASLRASARREGDHYVLNGTKQFISNGSEAGVGIAFAITDKAAGKRGASTFIIDPNAPGYSVTRIESKLGQHTAHTAQIALEGYRVPAENLLGLEGDGYRTVMAGVSDGRIGIAFISAGVARGALDAAVKYAREREAYGGPLTKLQAVAFDLADMAAQVDVAWQYCLHAARLRDAGFDCIKEASIAKLFASEIAEKVCSDALQIHGGYGYLTDFPVERYLRDVRICKIYEGTSHIQKLIISRNLD; this is translated from the coding sequence ATGACCGACTCCAACCGCTCGTTCCTCACCGAGCAACAGACGTTGATTCGCGACACCGCGCGCCGAGTGGCGAACGAAATCATCGCACCCACCGCCGCCGAACGCGATCTCCAGTCCGCCTGGCCGCGCAGCGAATTGAAGGCGCTCGCCGAACTCGGTTTTCTCGGCATGCTGATCCCCGAGCAATACGGAGGATCCGGTGCGGGCATCCTCGACTTCTGCATCGCGCAGCACGAGTTCGCGGCGGTCGATGCCGGACTCGCCACCATCATGCACGTGCACAATTTCACTGCGCTCACGATCGTCGAGCACGGCACCGAAACGCAAAAGCAGCGTTACCTGCCCGCCATGGCATGCGGCGAGTCGATCGGTGCGTTCTTGCTGACCGAACCGCACGCGGGCTCCGACACCGCCTCGCTGCGCGCGAGTGCCCGCCGCGAGGGTGATCACTACGTGCTCAACGGCACCAAGCAGTTCATTTCGAATGGCAGCGAGGCCGGCGTCGGGATTGCGTTCGCCATTACTGACAAGGCTGCGGGCAAACGCGGCGCGAGCACCTTCATCATCGACCCGAACGCGCCGGGCTACAGCGTCACTCGTATCGAAAGCAAGCTCGGTCAGCACACCGCGCACACGGCACAGATCGCGCTCGAAGGCTACCGGGTGCCGGCGGAAAACCTGCTTGGCCTGGAGGGCGACGGTTATCGCACCGTGATGGCGGGTGTCTCGGACGGCCGCATCGGCATCGCGTTCATCTCGGCGGGCGTAGCGCGGGGAGCGCTGGACGCCGCCGTCAAATACGCGCGCGAACGCGAGGCGTACGGCGGCCCGCTCACCAAACTTCAAGCCGTCGCTTTCGATCTCGCGGATATGGCCGCGCAGGTCGACGTTGCATGGCAATACTGCCTTCACGCCGCACGACTGCGCGATGCCGGTTTCGACTGTATCAAGGAGGCGTCCATTGCCAAATTGTTCGCGAGCGAGATTGCGGAGAAGGTATGCTCCGACGCCTTGCAGATTCATGGCGGGTATGGCTACCTGACTGATTTCCCGGTCGAACGATATCTGCGCGACGTGCGCATCTGCAAGATCTACGAAGGAACGAGCCACATCCAGAAGCTGATCATTTCGCGCAACCTGGATTGA
- a CDS encoding lipid-transfer protein, protein MTRKVVVAGVGMVPFRKPGASETYDLMGAEAARLALTDAGVAYQAIQQAYACFVYGDSTAGQRALYHVGMTGLPIINVNNNCSTGSTGLFLARQAIEAGALDVVLVLGFEQMNPGALGSYFHDRPLPSELFLKQCDRLGVPPEIAPALRIFGGAGMEHMKRFGTPLESFAKIRAKASRHAANNPHAVFHKVVTTEDVMADQVMWSGVMTRMMACPPTCGAAAAVLCSEDYAKKHGLDTRVWIAAQALTTDGPESLEGDDLRDVAGFSMARNAARQVYEAAGIGAEDVNVIELHDCFAHNELITYEALGLCPEGGAAKFIDDGDNTYGGRYIVNPSGGLLSKGHPLGATGLAQCTELVQQLRGTAAERQVEGARVALQHNVGIGGACVVTMYCN, encoded by the coding sequence ATGACGCGCAAAGTCGTCGTCGCGGGCGTGGGGATGGTCCCGTTCCGGAAGCCTGGTGCCAGCGAAACTTATGACCTGATGGGCGCCGAGGCGGCGCGCCTCGCGCTGACCGATGCCGGAGTCGCGTACCAGGCGATCCAGCAGGCGTACGCGTGCTTTGTCTATGGCGATTCGACCGCTGGTCAGCGCGCGCTTTACCACGTCGGCATGACCGGCCTGCCGATCATCAACGTCAACAATAATTGCTCCACCGGTTCGACGGGGCTCTTCCTCGCGCGCCAGGCCATCGAGGCCGGCGCGCTCGACGTCGTGCTCGTGCTCGGCTTCGAGCAGATGAATCCGGGCGCACTCGGCAGCTATTTCCACGACCGGCCGCTGCCTTCCGAACTGTTTCTTAAGCAGTGCGATCGCCTCGGCGTGCCGCCTGAAATTGCGCCGGCCCTGCGCATTTTTGGCGGCGCGGGCATGGAGCACATGAAGCGCTTCGGCACACCGCTCGAAAGTTTCGCGAAGATTCGCGCGAAGGCGAGCCGTCACGCGGCCAACAACCCGCACGCGGTGTTCCACAAGGTAGTCACAACTGAAGACGTGATGGCCGACCAGGTCATGTGGTCCGGCGTGATGACGCGCATGATGGCGTGCCCGCCGACTTGCGGCGCGGCTGCCGCCGTACTGTGCAGCGAGGATTACGCGAAGAAGCACGGCCTCGACACACGCGTGTGGATTGCCGCCCAGGCGCTGACGACAGACGGCCCGGAATCTCTCGAAGGGGACGACCTGCGAGACGTGGCCGGCTTCAGCATGGCGAGAAACGCGGCGCGCCAGGTGTACGAGGCCGCGGGCATCGGCGCCGAAGACGTGAACGTGATCGAACTGCACGATTGCTTCGCGCACAACGAACTGATTACCTATGAAGCGCTCGGACTGTGCCCGGAAGGCGGCGCGGCGAAATTCATCGACGATGGCGACAACACCTACGGCGGGCGCTATATCGTCAATCCGTCGGGCGGCCTGCTTTCGAAAGGACACCCGCTCGGTGCGACAGGACTCGCGCAATGCACGGAACTGGTCCAGCAACTGCGCGGCACAGCTGCTGAGCGGCAGGTCGAAGGCGCGCGCGTTGCCTTGCAGCACAACGTGGGCATCGGCGGTGCGTGCGTGGTGACCATGTACTGCAACTGA
- a CDS encoding acyl-CoA dehydrogenase family protein, with amino-acid sequence MNFTLSAEQQLLQDSVRRFVDRDYSFETRMAFVKARSTCSATHWQTFADNGWLAAALPESCGGFDGSLTDTVLIASELGRGLVIEPYLGCAVLAAQTLLAGATPAQREQWLPALADGSRKFALAYSEAQSRGFPEFVETSATPTPDGYSLAGSKTLVLGGADADSFIVSARAQDAEGITLMLVPGDAPGLARRVLPLHDGSFAAELTLDGVRVTREAVLGVPGPGLTALRHALSHATAALGAELVGAMEKSIELTAEYLRVRKQFGVPIGSFQALQHRLADMAAEMELARSMLHALLGSLENDAPPARLRAVSQAKSVIGRAARFVCGQAIQLHGGIGMTEEYQVGHYYKRAVVADALFGSSDQHDAACAAQLQNELLQKENHA; translated from the coding sequence ATGAACTTTACTCTCAGTGCAGAGCAGCAGTTGCTGCAGGATAGCGTCCGGCGCTTCGTCGACAGGGATTACAGCTTCGAAACGCGCATGGCGTTCGTCAAGGCACGTTCGACGTGCAGCGCAACGCATTGGCAAACTTTCGCGGACAACGGCTGGCTCGCAGCGGCGTTGCCCGAGTCTTGCGGCGGCTTCGACGGTTCGCTGACCGACACGGTGTTGATCGCCTCGGAACTCGGTCGTGGACTCGTCATCGAGCCTTATCTCGGCTGTGCGGTGCTGGCGGCGCAAACGCTGCTCGCGGGCGCTACGCCGGCGCAACGCGAGCAATGGCTACCGGCGCTCGCCGACGGCTCGCGCAAGTTCGCGCTCGCGTACAGCGAGGCGCAGTCGCGTGGCTTTCCCGAGTTCGTCGAAACGAGCGCGACGCCGACGCCGGATGGCTACTCGCTCGCCGGCTCCAAGACACTCGTGCTGGGCGGCGCGGATGCCGACAGCTTCATCGTTTCGGCGCGTGCGCAGGACGCCGAGGGCATCACGCTCATGTTGGTGCCGGGGGACGCACCGGGCCTCGCTCGCCGTGTGCTGCCGTTGCACGACGGCAGCTTCGCCGCCGAACTGACGCTCGACGGCGTGCGCGTGACCCGTGAAGCGGTGCTCGGTGTGCCGGGACCCGGACTCACGGCGCTCCGGCACGCGCTCTCTCACGCGACAGCGGCGCTCGGCGCGGAACTGGTCGGCGCGATGGAAAAGTCCATCGAACTCACCGCCGAATATTTGAGGGTGCGCAAGCAGTTCGGCGTGCCCATCGGCAGCTTCCAGGCGCTGCAGCACCGTCTCGCGGACATGGCGGCGGAAATGGAGCTCGCGCGCTCGATGCTCCATGCGCTGCTCGGCTCGCTTGAAAACGACGCGCCACCCGCTCGCCTGCGAGCGGTCTCTCAGGCCAAATCGGTGATCGGCCGCGCCGCGCGCTTCGTGTGCGGCCAGGCGATCCAGTTGCATGGCGGCATCGGCATGACCGAGGAATACCAGGTCGGTCACTACTACAAACGGGCGGTCGTCGCCGACGCGCTGTTCGGCAGCAGCGACCAGCACGACGCCGCTTGCGCCGCGCAACTGCAAAACGAATTGCTTCAAAAGGAAAACCACGCATGA
- a CDS encoding CaiB/BaiF CoA transferase family protein, producing the protein MTTKRQGPLAGLKVLEIAGIGPGPFCAMLFADLGADVVVVDRIEAGPDALDLGGTQLANRGKRSVAVDLKTVEGVETVLRLIEQSDALIEGMRPGVMERLGLGPDICLGRNSRLIYGRMTGWGQDGPLAHAAGHDLNYIALSGALWYAGQPGEAPVTPPSLVGDVGGGAMYLAVGLLAGIMNARATGVGQVVDAAIVDGSAHMTTLLLALQASGQMRSERGQSLLDGPHWYNTYRCAEGGFISVGSLEPKFYRELREKLGLGADPLFDRPYDASSWPQLRERFATLFLERSRDEWCALLEGTDACFAPVLSPDEAATHPHMHARGVYTRDDGVLQAAPAPRFSATPASRPGPIPRRGEHQDDVLGDWLPNQPKPASNVNGPNP; encoded by the coding sequence ATGACAACAAAACGACAAGGTCCGCTCGCCGGGCTAAAAGTTCTGGAAATCGCCGGCATCGGCCCCGGTCCGTTCTGCGCCATGCTGTTCGCCGATCTCGGCGCGGATGTGGTCGTGGTGGATCGCATCGAAGCCGGTCCCGATGCGCTCGACCTCGGCGGCACGCAACTCGCCAATCGCGGCAAACGCTCCGTGGCGGTCGATCTCAAGACGGTCGAAGGCGTCGAGACCGTCTTGCGTCTCATCGAGCAGAGCGACGCCCTCATTGAAGGCATGCGTCCGGGTGTGATGGAGCGACTAGGCCTCGGTCCCGACATTTGTCTTGGGCGTAATTCGCGCCTCATTTACGGACGCATGACAGGCTGGGGGCAGGACGGCCCGCTCGCTCACGCGGCCGGCCACGACCTGAATTACATCGCGCTGTCCGGTGCGCTCTGGTATGCAGGACAGCCCGGCGAAGCGCCCGTGACACCCCCGAGCCTGGTTGGCGATGTGGGCGGCGGAGCGATGTATCTCGCGGTGGGCCTGCTCGCCGGAATCATGAACGCGCGCGCGACAGGCGTGGGCCAGGTGGTGGACGCTGCCATCGTGGACGGCAGCGCGCACATGACGACGCTGCTACTCGCATTGCAAGCGTCGGGGCAGATGCGCAGCGAGCGCGGCCAAAGCCTGCTGGACGGCCCGCATTGGTACAACACTTACCGCTGCGCCGAAGGCGGCTTTATTTCCGTCGGATCGCTCGAACCCAAGTTTTATCGTGAACTGCGAGAAAAGCTCGGCCTCGGCGCCGACCCGCTCTTCGACAGGCCCTACGACGCGAGCAGTTGGCCACAGTTGCGCGAACGCTTCGCCACGCTTTTTCTCGAGCGCAGCCGCGATGAGTGGTGTGCGCTACTCGAAGGAACCGACGCCTGCTTTGCGCCGGTGCTCAGCCCTGACGAGGCGGCGACCCATCCGCACATGCATGCACGCGGTGTCTATACGCGTGATGACGGTGTGCTGCAAGCCGCGCCGGCGCCACGCTTCTCGGCAACCCCGGCAAGCCGCCCCGGACCAATTCCGCGGCGCGGCGAGCACCAGGACGATGTGCTGGGCGACTGGCTGCCTAACCAACCGAAACCTGCCTCAAACGTGAACGGACCCAACCCATGA
- a CDS encoding SDR family NAD(P)-dependent oxidoreductase → MSIRFDGKVAIVTGAGAGLGRAHALAFAARGAKVVVNDFGGARDGTGGSSEAALAVVEEIRQAGGTAIADGANVADYEQVQAMVKRAVSEFGRVDILVNNAGILRDKSFTKLEMTDIKAVLDVHLMGAINCSKAVWDVMREQNYGRIVMTTSSSGMYGNFGQSNYGAAKMAVIGLMNALTTEGRKNNILVNTIAPVAATRMTADILPEAMLERIQPERVTPAVLFLASENAPSKTIIAAGGGAFAAATIVECAPVLLSDDDVTPEGVAARFGDIADWSTARAYGESGEQVQRFLKLVCDM, encoded by the coding sequence ATGAGTATTCGTTTCGATGGCAAGGTCGCGATCGTGACCGGCGCGGGCGCGGGTCTTGGCCGAGCACATGCGCTGGCGTTCGCGGCGCGTGGCGCGAAGGTGGTCGTCAATGATTTCGGCGGCGCGCGCGATGGCACGGGCGGTTCGTCCGAGGCAGCGCTCGCGGTGGTCGAAGAGATCCGCCAGGCAGGCGGCACGGCGATCGCCGACGGCGCGAACGTGGCGGACTACGAGCAGGTGCAGGCAATGGTCAAGCGCGCGGTGAGCGAGTTCGGCCGCGTCGACATTCTCGTCAATAACGCGGGCATCCTGCGCGACAAGAGCTTTACGAAGCTCGAAATGACCGACATCAAGGCGGTTCTCGACGTTCATCTGATGGGTGCGATCAACTGCTCGAAGGCGGTATGGGACGTCATGCGCGAGCAGAACTACGGCCGCATCGTCATGACCACTTCGTCGTCCGGCATGTACGGCAACTTCGGGCAATCGAACTACGGCGCGGCGAAGATGGCGGTGATTGGCCTGATGAATGCGCTTACGACCGAAGGCCGGAAGAACAACATCCTGGTCAACACGATCGCACCGGTTGCGGCGACGCGCATGACCGCGGACATCCTGCCGGAAGCAATGCTCGAGCGTATCCAGCCGGAGCGCGTGACGCCCGCCGTGTTGTTCCTCGCGAGCGAGAACGCGCCGTCGAAAACCATCATCGCAGCGGGCGGCGGCGCATTCGCCGCGGCGACCATCGTCGAATGCGCGCCGGTGCTGCTGTCCGATGACGACGTCACGCCGGAAGGCGTCGCCGCTCGCTTCGGCGATATCGCTGACTGGAGCACTGCGCGTGCATACGGCGAGTCGGGCGAACAGGTGCAGCGTTTCCTGAAGCTCGTCTGCGACATGTAA
- a CDS encoding acyl-CoA dehydrogenase, with protein MDFQPDAGLEAFREQVRAFLREHLPRDLAGKPVGSVRSMRPDLVRWQKILNQQGWGAPYWAKKDGGTGWSVLQRLVFDEECIAAGAPTQDGFAQKLLGPVLNEFASPEQKGEHVPLILAGERLWCQGFSEPGSGSDLASLRTRAERDGDHYIVNGQKIWTSYAHESDWIFLLVRTDTEVKKQAGISFLLVDMKTPGITVRPIRSIDDCHHLNETFFDNVRVPVANRVGAEGAGWTITKFLLNNEHASAADLPILRRYLMQLRTLAATQRVGCEPLIAQPAFALRLARLEAEVSAVATMVKRVAAMEQDHSPAAHAMGSILKVRGTELQQRISELMVEALGDYGAVAYPEPHDTCEAEPLPHQDVARGLANEMFFRRASTIYGGTSEVQRGIIAKMLFQL; from the coding sequence ATGGATTTTCAACCCGATGCAGGGCTCGAGGCATTTCGTGAGCAAGTGCGTGCATTCCTGCGCGAGCACCTGCCGCGCGATCTTGCAGGCAAACCGGTGGGCAGCGTTCGCTCCATGCGGCCCGATCTTGTGCGCTGGCAAAAGATCCTGAATCAGCAAGGTTGGGGCGCGCCGTACTGGGCAAAAAAGGACGGTGGCACGGGCTGGTCGGTTCTGCAGCGTCTCGTCTTCGACGAAGAGTGCATCGCGGCGGGCGCGCCGACCCAGGACGGATTCGCGCAGAAGCTGCTCGGTCCGGTGCTGAACGAATTTGCGTCGCCGGAACAGAAGGGCGAGCATGTGCCGCTCATTCTCGCTGGCGAGCGGCTTTGGTGTCAGGGTTTTTCGGAGCCGGGCTCGGGCTCGGACCTCGCGTCGCTGCGCACGCGCGCCGAGCGCGATGGCGATCATTACATCGTCAATGGCCAGAAGATCTGGACAAGCTACGCGCATGAATCGGATTGGATTTTTCTGCTCGTGCGGACCGATACCGAAGTGAAGAAGCAGGCCGGCATCAGCTTCCTGCTGGTGGACATGAAGACGCCGGGCATCACGGTGCGTCCGATCCGCAGCATCGACGACTGCCATCATCTGAACGAGACTTTCTTCGACAACGTGCGCGTGCCGGTAGCCAACCGCGTCGGTGCGGAAGGCGCAGGCTGGACGATCACAAAGTTCCTGCTCAACAACGAGCACGCGAGCGCAGCGGACCTGCCGATCCTGCGGCGTTATCTGATGCAACTCCGCACGCTGGCGGCAACGCAGCGCGTGGGGTGTGAGCCGTTGATTGCACAGCCGGCCTTCGCGTTGCGCTTGGCGCGTCTCGAAGCCGAAGTGAGCGCGGTCGCCACAATGGTCAAGCGCGTCGCGGCGATGGAGCAGGACCACAGTCCCGCCGCCCATGCAATGGGATCGATCCTCAAGGTGCGAGGCACGGAGCTTCAGCAGCGCATCAGCGAGCTGATGGTCGAAGCGCTCGGCGACTACGGCGCGGTGGCTTACCCCGAACCGCACGATACGTGCGAGGCAGAACCCTTGCCGCACCAGGACGTGGCGCGTGGCCTTGCCAACGAGATGTTTTTCCGCCGCGCGTCGACGATCTACGGCGGCACGAGCGAAGTCCAGCGCGGCATCATCGCGAAGATGCTGTTTCAACTCTGA